Proteins encoded by one window of Nitrincola iocasae:
- the argS gene encoding arginine--tRNA ligase: MKAHLADLLNQAIQSLIQAGTLPPDAQAEIHIENTRDKAHGDLASNLAMTLAKAARSNPRQLAEKICAALPASDQVVKTEIAGPGFINFFINPDAIYTVVGDILSQGKAFGRAGPNSGPRVQVEFVSANPTGPLHVGHGRGAAYGATVADLLEAAGLEVEREYYVNDAGRQMNILAASVWLRYLEELEAELSFPSNGYQGHYVRDIAHRLLQDHGPRFQQPTELVFADLPADEPQGGDKDQHIDALIERAQQLLGDDYTLIFNAGLDAILGDIRQDLSEFGVDYQVWFSERSLTHSGDVDTALNILQDKGHLYEAEGNLWFRSTAFGDDKDRVVRRANGQTTYFASDIAYHMNKFDRGFDQVINIWGADHHGYITRVKAAISALGYDPEKLIVKLVQFAILYRGTERVQMSTRSGSFVTLRELRDEVGKDACRFFYVTRKAEQHMDFDLELAKSESKDNPIYYIQYAHARVCSVLRKLEAEGQQWDQQQGLTELKRLDSEAEKDLITKLSLYPEVLQNSALNYEPHLLANYLRELAGDYHTWYNGHKMLIDEAELRNARLTLSVAVRQVLANALELLGASAPEQM; this comes from the coding sequence ATGAAAGCACATTTAGCCGACCTGCTTAACCAAGCGATTCAGTCACTGATTCAGGCGGGCACCCTGCCGCCAGATGCCCAAGCGGAAATTCATATCGAAAATACCCGTGATAAAGCCCATGGTGACCTGGCCAGCAATCTGGCAATGACGCTGGCAAAAGCCGCTCGCAGCAACCCTCGGCAACTGGCCGAAAAAATCTGTGCCGCCCTCCCTGCGTCCGATCAGGTGGTCAAAACTGAAATTGCGGGCCCCGGCTTTATCAACTTTTTTATCAACCCGGATGCCATTTACACCGTTGTCGGCGACATTCTCAGTCAGGGTAAAGCCTTTGGCCGCGCCGGACCTAACTCTGGCCCACGCGTTCAAGTTGAATTTGTGTCTGCCAATCCCACCGGCCCTTTGCATGTAGGTCATGGTCGTGGAGCCGCCTATGGCGCCACAGTCGCCGATCTGCTTGAGGCTGCCGGCCTTGAAGTTGAACGAGAATATTATGTGAACGATGCCGGACGGCAGATGAATATTCTCGCCGCCAGCGTCTGGTTGCGTTACCTGGAAGAACTGGAGGCTGAGTTAAGCTTCCCCAGCAATGGCTACCAGGGACATTATGTACGCGATATTGCTCACCGCCTGCTGCAGGATCATGGCCCACGCTTCCAGCAACCGACCGAGCTAGTATTTGCAGACCTTCCGGCTGACGAGCCCCAGGGGGGTGACAAGGATCAGCATATCGATGCCTTGATTGAACGTGCGCAGCAGTTGCTGGGTGATGATTACACATTGATTTTCAATGCCGGCCTGGATGCCATCCTCGGTGATATACGTCAGGATCTGAGCGAATTTGGCGTGGATTATCAGGTATGGTTCTCTGAGCGATCACTGACCCATAGTGGCGATGTCGATACAGCGCTGAACATTCTTCAGGATAAGGGCCACCTGTACGAAGCGGAAGGCAACTTATGGTTTCGCTCCACCGCTTTTGGTGACGACAAGGACCGGGTTGTGCGCCGTGCCAATGGTCAGACGACCTATTTCGCATCGGATATTGCCTACCACATGAACAAGTTTGACCGGGGTTTTGACCAGGTCATCAATATCTGGGGTGCCGACCATCATGGCTATATTACCCGCGTCAAAGCCGCCATCTCCGCACTGGGTTACGACCCTGAAAAACTGATCGTAAAACTGGTGCAGTTCGCCATCCTCTACCGGGGTACCGAGCGCGTACAGATGTCCACCCGCTCAGGTTCTTTCGTCACCCTGCGCGAGTTGCGTGACGAAGTCGGTAAAGATGCTTGTCGCTTCTTCTACGTCACCCGTAAGGCCGAGCAGCATATGGACTTTGATCTGGAACTGGCCAAGTCAGAATCTAAAGACAACCCCATTTACTATATTCAGTATGCCCATGCCCGTGTCTGCTCAGTGCTACGCAAGCTGGAAGCTGAAGGGCAGCAATGGGATCAGCAGCAAGGCCTGACAGAGCTGAAACGTCTGGACAGCGAAGCTGAAAAAGATCTGATTACCAAGCTGTCACTCTATCCGGAAGTACTGCAGAACTCGGCGCTGAATTATGAGCCACACCTGCTGGCCAATTATCTGCGCGAACTGGCAGGTGACTACCACACCTGGTACAACGGCCATAAAATGCTCATTGATGAGGCCGAACTGCGCAACGCTCGTTTAACACTCAGTGTCGCGGTACGTCAGGTGCTTGCCAATGCCCTGGAACTGCTCGGCGCCTCTGCACCGGAGCAGATGTAA
- a CDS encoding SPOR domain-containing protein, whose translation MARQDYAQKRRRGTSASRSTPKRQPPKPPVRRKPWWPKALLTLAALVGLIYLLKILITTGPQTQTGTETQPARTPAQSPAPARPAESIQVEPALPAEPAVVTPEIPPPPDAPEARFDFYDILPRSEVQGPQNVYHSTPRDAPDQSRYLLQTGSFRAETDAERMRAELLLSGLPNVHTSRVEGDNGIWYRVRTGPFNTRTELNRARNQLANLGISPLPIPLD comes from the coding sequence ATGGCTCGACAGGATTATGCCCAGAAGCGGCGTCGCGGAACTTCCGCGAGCCGTTCTACACCCAAACGTCAGCCGCCAAAGCCTCCAGTTCGGCGCAAACCCTGGTGGCCTAAGGCCCTGCTTACGCTAGCGGCGCTGGTCGGCCTCATCTACCTGTTAAAAATACTCATAACCACCGGCCCGCAGACTCAGACCGGCACGGAAACTCAGCCGGCACGCACCCCGGCTCAGTCACCCGCTCCCGCCAGGCCAGCTGAGTCAATACAGGTTGAACCTGCCCTACCGGCGGAGCCTGCAGTGGTAACACCGGAGATACCTCCGCCACCGGATGCACCGGAGGCTCGGTTCGATTTCTACGACATACTGCCGCGATCGGAAGTACAGGGGCCGCAGAACGTCTACCACTCGACCCCGCGTGATGCGCCTGACCAATCCCGTTACCTGCTACAAACCGGCTCTTTCCGTGCCGAAACTGATGCTGAACGCATGCGCGCAGAGCTGCTGTTAAGTGGCCTGCCCAATGTGCACACTTCCCGCGTCGAAGGTGACAATGGCATCTGGTATCGCGTCAGAACCGGCCCGTTCAACACTCGCACCGAACTAAACCGGGCACGCAACCAACTAGCTAATCTGGGAATTTCCCCCTTACCTATTCCGCTGGATTAA
- the hslV gene encoding ATP-dependent protease subunit HslV, with translation MTTIVSVRRGDQVVVGGDGQVSLGNTVMKGTARKVSVLAKHQVITGFAGGTADAITLRDLFEQQLDKHQGNIVNAVIYLAREWRSDRVLRRLEALMLVANKDKTFLISGNGDVIEPEDGVVAIGSGGNYALAAAKALMDNTELNAREIVEKSLHIAADICVFTNNNLTIEQLESIAGGTA, from the coding sequence ATGACAACTATTGTTTCTGTCCGCCGCGGTGATCAGGTGGTCGTTGGAGGTGATGGCCAGGTTTCACTGGGCAACACCGTCATGAAAGGTACAGCACGTAAAGTCAGCGTACTGGCAAAGCACCAGGTTATCACCGGGTTTGCCGGTGGTACGGCCGACGCCATCACCCTCCGGGACCTATTTGAGCAACAACTCGACAAACACCAGGGCAATATTGTCAATGCGGTGATTTATCTGGCCCGCGAGTGGCGCAGTGACCGCGTACTGCGACGACTGGAAGCCCTGATGCTGGTCGCCAACAAGGACAAAACCTTCCTGATCTCCGGTAATGGTGATGTGATTGAACCGGAAGACGGTGTCGTCGCCATAGGCTCTGGTGGTAACTACGCACTGGCAGCGGCTAAAGCGCTGATGGACAACACCGAGTTGAATGCGCGGGAGATAGTTGAAAAAAGCCTGCATATTGCCGCCGATATCTGCGTATTCACCAACAACAACCTGACTATTGAACAGCTGGAATCTATCGCTGGAGGAACAGCCTGA
- the hslU gene encoding ATP-dependent protease ATPase subunit HslU — protein MSDMTPREIVHELNRHIVGQEQAKRSVAIALRNRWRRMQLNDVLRPEVTPKNILMIGPTGVGKTEIARRLARLANAPFIKVEATKFTEVGYVGRDVETIVRDLVEMAVKMVREEAMDKVRIKAEDLAEERILDALLPQARDSQPQPYDESRTDSATRQIFRKKLREGLLDDKEIDIEVAQPKMGVEIMAPPGMEEMTSQLQSMFSSMGQQRKQSRRIKVKEALKLLTDEEAASLIKEDDIKQQAVYKVEQNGIVFLDEIDKVCKRGESGGADVSREGVQRDLLPLIEGCTVTTKYGMVKTDHILFIASGAFHLAKPSDLIPELQGRLPIRVELQALTPDDFRRILTEPTASLTEQYKALLATEGVKVEFSEDGISRIAELAFEVNEQTENIGARRLHTMMERLLDELSYAASDRAGDSILIDAAYVDLQLAELSHNEDLSHYIL, from the coding sequence ATGTCTGACATGACTCCCCGTGAAATCGTCCACGAACTGAACCGTCATATTGTCGGTCAGGAACAGGCCAAACGCTCCGTAGCCATTGCATTGCGTAATCGCTGGCGCCGTATGCAGCTGAATGATGTGCTGCGTCCAGAGGTCACCCCCAAGAATATTCTGATGATCGGCCCCACTGGTGTGGGTAAAACTGAAATCGCCCGACGCCTGGCGCGCTTGGCGAACGCCCCTTTCATCAAGGTCGAAGCTACCAAGTTCACCGAAGTAGGTTATGTCGGACGCGATGTTGAAACCATTGTCCGCGATCTGGTTGAAATGGCTGTAAAGATGGTCCGTGAAGAAGCCATGGACAAAGTGCGTATCAAAGCTGAGGACCTGGCCGAAGAGCGTATTCTGGATGCTCTACTACCCCAGGCACGCGACAGCCAGCCCCAGCCCTACGACGAGTCTCGAACTGATAGCGCCACCCGTCAGATTTTTCGTAAAAAACTGCGGGAAGGGCTTCTGGATGATAAAGAGATCGACATTGAAGTAGCACAGCCTAAAATGGGTGTGGAAATCATGGCACCCCCTGGCATGGAAGAGATGACCAGCCAACTGCAGAGCATGTTCTCAAGCATGGGCCAGCAGCGCAAACAGTCGCGCCGCATCAAGGTTAAAGAAGCACTGAAACTGCTGACCGATGAAGAAGCCGCCAGTCTGATTAAAGAAGATGACATCAAGCAGCAAGCTGTCTACAAGGTAGAGCAGAATGGTATAGTGTTTCTGGATGAAATCGATAAAGTCTGTAAACGTGGTGAGTCTGGCGGTGCCGATGTATCCCGTGAAGGGGTGCAGCGTGATCTGCTGCCACTGATTGAAGGCTGCACTGTTACCACCAAATACGGCATGGTAAAGACTGACCACATCCTGTTTATAGCTTCCGGTGCGTTTCATCTGGCCAAGCCCTCAGACCTGATTCCCGAACTCCAGGGGCGTCTGCCTATCCGCGTGGAGCTTCAGGCACTCACGCCGGACGATTTCCGTCGCATACTCACCGAACCCACCGCCTCTCTGACCGAGCAGTACAAAGCACTGTTGGCAACCGAGGGAGTGAAAGTGGAGTTTTCTGAAGACGGTATCAGTCGTATTGCTGAACTGGCTTTCGAGGTGAATGAACAAACCGAAAACATCGGCGCACGTCGCCTGCATACGATGATGGAACGACTACTGGATGAGTTATCCTACGCGGCATCGGATCGTGCAGGTGACAGCATTCTGATTGATGCCGCCTATGTTGATCTACAACTGGCCGAACTCAGCCATAATGAAGATCTCAGCCACTACATTCTGTAA
- a CDS encoding gamma-butyrobetaine hydroxylase-like domain-containing protein, giving the protein MIQIPLPKDVRLHLKSRTLELVYADGTFELTAEYLRVHSPSAEVRGHGIGQETLQTGKKLVAIRSVEPSGNYALKIVFDDGHDSGLYTWEYLHDLAHNHADYWQRYLTKLAESGGSRDGGLIARS; this is encoded by the coding sequence ATGATTCAGATCCCACTACCCAAAGATGTCCGTCTGCACCTTAAATCCAGAACGCTGGAACTGGTTTATGCAGATGGCACTTTCGAACTGACCGCCGAATACCTGCGGGTACACTCCCCCTCTGCCGAAGTTCGCGGACACGGCATAGGACAGGAAACCTTGCAAACCGGCAAAAAGCTAGTGGCTATCCGCTCCGTTGAACCCAGTGGCAATTACGCCTTGAAAATAGTGTTTGACGATGGTCATGATTCAGGTCTGTATACCTGGGAATACCTACATGACCTGGCACATAATCACGCCGATTACTGGCAGCGCTACTTGACCAAGCTAGCTGAAAGCGGTGGTTCACGTGATGGCGGGTTGATTGCCCGTAGCTAA
- the ubiE gene encoding bifunctional demethylmenaquinone methyltransferase/2-methoxy-6-polyprenyl-1,4-benzoquinol methylase UbiE, with the protein MNEKNQHNTTDFGFRQIPAEEKVRQVADVFHSVAGKYDLMNDLMSGGVHRLWKRITIERSGARTGHCILDIAGGTGDLTKKFSRITGPSGKVVLADINDSMLKVGRDKLINSGTAGNVEYIQANAEALPFADNTFDIITIAFGLRNVTDKDAALRSMQRVLKPGGKLMVLEFSKTQNPALTKLYDFYSFNILPQMGKIIANDADSYRYLAESIRMHPDQETLKTMMETAGLVNCRYENMTGGVVALHTGIKP; encoded by the coding sequence ATGAACGAGAAAAATCAGCATAACACCACCGATTTCGGCTTTCGGCAAATACCCGCTGAAGAAAAAGTGCGCCAGGTGGCCGATGTTTTTCATTCTGTCGCGGGCAAATACGATCTCATGAATGACCTGATGTCAGGTGGTGTACACAGGTTGTGGAAACGTATCACCATTGAACGTAGTGGTGCTCGTACAGGTCACTGCATCCTCGACATAGCTGGCGGCACTGGCGACCTGACGAAAAAATTCTCCCGAATCACCGGCCCAAGCGGGAAGGTTGTGCTGGCCGACATCAATGACTCCATGCTAAAGGTGGGGCGGGATAAGCTGATCAATAGCGGAACAGCCGGTAATGTAGAATACATCCAGGCCAATGCCGAAGCCCTGCCGTTTGCCGACAATACCTTCGATATCATCACCATCGCCTTTGGCCTGCGTAATGTCACCGACAAGGATGCTGCACTGCGCTCCATGCAGCGGGTACTGAAACCTGGCGGTAAACTGATGGTTCTGGAGTTTTCCAAAACGCAGAATCCGGCCCTGACTAAACTGTATGACTTTTACTCGTTCAATATTCTGCCGCAAATGGGCAAAATAATTGCCAATGATGCTGATAGTTATCGCTACCTGGCTGAGTCCATCCGCATGCATCCGGATCAGGAAACGCTGAAAACAATGATGGAAACAGCCGGGCTGGTCAATTGCCGTTATGAAAACATGACTGGCGGTGTGGTTGCCCTGCATACCGGCATCAAACCCTAA
- a CDS encoding ubiquinone biosynthesis accessory factor UbiJ, translated as MSVQMLSAALLGSAETSLNKLLQQDPRTLQRLAALSGKVIRLEISQPTFSLTLLPGNSGLDLFLHSESPADLTLTGKAQDFIQMASAESSNDKLFGKGISISGDTGLATAFSTILKTFSLDWENWLGDLLGDTVAHPLASFIRNQRQQFGLMQQSLTANSVEYLQEELGVLPPRAEIEGFLEDVDQLRDATERLEARISALRHKSD; from the coding sequence ATGTCTGTGCAGATGTTGTCTGCTGCCCTGCTGGGCAGCGCCGAAACCAGCCTGAATAAACTACTGCAACAGGACCCCAGAACCCTACAACGTCTTGCCGCACTGTCAGGAAAGGTCATTCGTCTTGAGATCAGCCAACCAACGTTTAGCCTGACACTACTCCCAGGAAACTCTGGCCTTGACCTATTTCTGCATAGCGAGAGTCCTGCTGACCTCACCCTAACGGGTAAAGCCCAGGATTTTATCCAGATGGCCAGCGCAGAAAGCTCTAACGATAAACTCTTTGGCAAGGGCATCTCAATCAGTGGTGATACCGGGCTAGCAACAGCTTTCAGCACTATTTTAAAAACTTTTAGCCTTGACTGGGAAAACTGGTTGGGAGACCTACTTGGCGACACGGTTGCTCACCCTCTGGCTAGTTTTATACGCAACCAACGGCAGCAATTTGGACTCATGCAACAAAGCCTGACAGCCAACAGTGTTGAATACCTGCAGGAAGAGCTGGGTGTTCTTCCCCCACGCGCTGAGATAGAAGGCTTTCTGGAAGACGTTGACCAACTGCGCGATGCCACTGAGCGCCTTGAAGCTCGTATTAGCGCACTTCGTCACAAGTCTGATTAA
- a CDS encoding substrate-binding periplasmic protein — MRNWLFLLALILTLPAHADLDKLRFITEEYPPYNYAENGKLQGIAVELLERAFLLDGRQLDRDSIEVQPWARGYETVLNTPNSVLFSTTRTDTRESLFQWAGPISAARVVLMARKANAIQIDSIDALNQSDLQIAVIHEDIGAQRLQELGVDPTRIHTAFNNTSALTMLDANRVDLWAYGEDVAFWLMDTRGYDRQEFEAVYTLSEASLYFALNADTDPNLTAQLQASIDSAKDAMPSLRLVTEEYPPYNHINDQGEIQGTATQLLKKVLQRSGFEAEFQLLPWARSLTEAQMRENTCVYSTTRTPERESQFMWIGPLLSTQWGAFSLASSPLDAGNLDDLSGLRIGSFRQDAVGNYVQDQGHSLILATTDRENLDRLSADLIDVWVTGVASAEYLAEQQGTALNRLFVFNEVPLYLACHKTLSPHLQQRMQSTLEAILKEQGELPAPTLDKE, encoded by the coding sequence ATGCGCAACTGGTTGTTTCTACTGGCTTTGATACTGACTCTACCGGCACATGCTGACCTGGATAAACTCAGATTCATAACGGAAGAGTACCCACCCTATAACTATGCCGAAAACGGCAAGCTGCAGGGCATCGCTGTTGAGTTGCTGGAACGTGCATTCTTGCTTGACGGCAGACAACTAGATCGAGACAGCATAGAAGTGCAGCCTTGGGCCCGTGGCTATGAAACAGTGCTCAACACCCCCAATAGTGTGCTTTTCTCTACCACTCGCACTGATACGCGTGAATCACTGTTTCAGTGGGCAGGCCCAATTTCGGCAGCACGAGTGGTCCTCATGGCGCGAAAAGCCAATGCCATTCAGATTGACAGTATTGATGCCCTGAATCAGTCTGACCTGCAGATTGCCGTCATTCATGAGGACATAGGTGCTCAGCGCTTGCAGGAACTGGGTGTTGATCCGACTCGAATTCATACCGCTTTTAACAATACCAGTGCGCTGACAATGCTGGATGCGAATCGTGTCGATCTATGGGCATATGGTGAAGACGTTGCTTTTTGGTTGATGGATACCCGAGGCTACGACCGACAGGAATTTGAAGCGGTTTATACCCTCAGTGAAGCATCCCTGTATTTTGCCCTTAATGCTGATACAGATCCGAACTTGACAGCTCAACTGCAAGCCAGCATAGACAGCGCAAAAGATGCTATGCCGTCACTCAGGCTAGTTACAGAAGAGTACCCACCCTATAACCACATAAATGACCAGGGTGAAATTCAGGGTACAGCAACTCAGCTACTTAAAAAGGTGCTGCAGCGAAGCGGATTTGAGGCTGAATTTCAGTTATTACCCTGGGCACGCTCACTGACCGAGGCCCAAATGCGCGAAAATACCTGCGTATACTCAACCACGCGCACACCTGAACGAGAATCCCAGTTTATGTGGATAGGTCCGTTATTGAGCACTCAGTGGGGCGCTTTTTCACTGGCATCTTCTCCCCTTGATGCGGGTAATCTGGATGATTTGTCAGGATTGCGCATTGGCAGTTTTCGTCAAGATGCTGTAGGCAATTATGTGCAAGACCAAGGCCACAGCTTGATTCTGGCAACCACTGACCGCGAAAACCTAGACCGCTTGAGCGCCGATCTGATTGATGTCTGGGTCACGGGCGTTGCCTCGGCTGAATACCTGGCTGAGCAACAAGGCACTGCGCTGAACAGATTATTTGTTTTTAATGAAGTTCCTCTGTATCTAGCCTGCCATAAGACACTGTCACCGCACCTTCAACAACGAATGCAAAGTACCCTGGAGGCCATACTGAAAGAACAAGGCGAACTACCAGCTCCCACTCTGGACAAGGAGTAG
- a CDS encoding diguanylate cyclase gives MNLKSSGGQAYKRPTGVSRRRSLTTKQALATLLAGLTLSLIAGSIELIIDVRSMRGEVQNQTRQMLKLVEATAAEAAFQLNPELAEQVVTGLFSGETVAKVELRDDFGRVMYSLGEVEKVANPLYQRLFGDILSYQQSLEYRVQSGDSGRLVGELELTLALKTLGQHFSQRSLLIFSLSLLKTLGIVLLMVWVFAFLITGPLLRVYNALQTINPEKPGKWNRPHLKYNKGDELDHLVKGLDNLLKAFQSGLDQRDHLHTLSSIDGLTGLANRRHFDTQLEQLWQEALEQQQPVALIFMDIDFFKPFNDNYGHAAGDECLQQVASTMLATVTRPNDLVARYGGEEFVCILPGTDLHGAYKLACRLQENIARLNLPHAYSSCSEWITLSIGVASEIPLPDEIHPDRLLRLADERLYLAKASGRNRIIRQHPQPNPKTASSTQNKESV, from the coding sequence GTGAACCTCAAAAGCAGCGGGGGGCAGGCCTACAAGCGCCCGACGGGTGTATCCCGTCGTCGCAGCCTGACGACCAAGCAGGCGCTGGCCACGCTGCTGGCAGGCCTGACGCTCAGCTTAATTGCAGGCTCTATTGAGCTGATTATTGATGTCCGCAGCATGCGCGGCGAGGTACAGAATCAAACCCGCCAAATGCTCAAGTTAGTAGAAGCCACGGCCGCCGAAGCCGCCTTTCAACTGAATCCGGAGCTAGCCGAACAGGTAGTTACCGGCCTTTTTTCTGGTGAAACAGTAGCCAAAGTAGAGCTACGAGATGATTTTGGCCGAGTAATGTACAGTCTGGGAGAAGTCGAAAAGGTAGCAAATCCACTCTACCAACGCCTATTCGGCGACATCCTCAGCTACCAGCAATCATTGGAGTATCGAGTCCAGTCTGGCGATTCAGGACGACTCGTAGGTGAACTGGAGTTGACACTGGCGCTAAAAACACTGGGACAACATTTCAGCCAACGCAGCCTGTTAATCTTCTCGCTCAGCTTGCTTAAAACATTGGGTATTGTGTTATTAATGGTTTGGGTTTTCGCCTTTCTGATTACGGGCCCATTGCTACGTGTATATAATGCACTGCAAACAATCAATCCGGAAAAACCTGGCAAATGGAATCGCCCACACCTGAAATACAACAAGGGTGATGAACTGGATCACTTGGTCAAAGGCCTTGATAATCTGCTGAAAGCTTTTCAGTCGGGCCTGGATCAACGCGATCACCTGCATACACTGTCAAGCATTGATGGACTAACCGGCTTGGCGAACCGGCGTCACTTCGACACCCAACTGGAACAGCTATGGCAAGAGGCACTTGAGCAACAACAGCCGGTGGCATTGATTTTTATGGATATCGATTTCTTTAAACCCTTTAATGACAATTATGGCCATGCTGCGGGCGATGAATGCTTACAACAGGTTGCCAGCACTATGCTGGCAACCGTAACCCGACCTAATGACCTGGTAGCTCGCTATGGCGGGGAGGAATTTGTTTGCATTCTACCTGGAACAGATTTGCACGGCGCCTATAAACTGGCATGCAGACTACAGGAAAATATTGCCAGATTAAATCTGCCGCACGCCTACTCCAGCTGTAGTGAGTGGATCACGCTGAGTATCGGGGTCGCCTCAGAAATCCCCCTTCCAGACGAGATCCACCCGGATCGCCTGTTACGTCTGGCTGATGAACGCCTCTACCTGGCCAAGGCCTCCGGACGCAACCGGATCATCCGTCAACACCCGCAACCAAACCCTAAAACGGCTTCATCAACACAAAATAAAGAATCGGTATGA
- a CDS encoding CopD family protein, with product MFLWIKLLHILAMTSWMAGIFYLPRIYVHYVEGRVAGQDVARLEIMARKLFGFMTLMALLTLIFGLWLWLGYGFRGGWIHAKLLFVGFLIGYHGWCFSYLKRMQAGKLTQSGRYFRLFNELPLLIFIPILYFVLMKPF from the coding sequence ATGTTTTTATGGATTAAACTGTTGCATATCCTGGCTATGACCAGTTGGATGGCTGGTATTTTCTATTTACCTCGAATATACGTGCATTACGTAGAGGGTCGCGTTGCCGGACAGGATGTTGCACGGCTGGAAATCATGGCGCGGAAGCTGTTTGGTTTTATGACATTGATGGCATTGTTGACACTGATTTTTGGTTTATGGCTGTGGTTGGGTTATGGTTTTCGCGGTGGTTGGATACATGCAAAACTTCTGTTTGTTGGTTTTTTGATTGGATACCATGGCTGGTGTTTTAGCTATCTTAAGCGCATGCAAGCAGGTAAGCTGACTCAGAGTGGTCGCTATTTCCGTTTATTCAATGAGCTGCCGCTGCTGATTTTCATACCGATTCTTTATTTTGTGTTGATGAAGCCGTTTTAG
- a CDS encoding response regulator, whose amino-acid sequence MQYVIKLLIADDHPLFREALINVINAALCDPKIIEAGTLDDALVLAQAHEDMDLILLDINMPGMHGLEGLSALRREAPTIPVVIISAEEDKQTVLKALDQGAAGFIAKSAARDEMATALQQILQGEVYLPASIMRKTQESPLPAQTRPSLSMELLFSLTRRQLLVLERMVKGESNKQIATHLNIAETTVKAHVSAILAKLGVNNRVQAILAANDLDFSTIIRR is encoded by the coding sequence ATGCAGTACGTGATTAAACTACTGATTGCAGATGATCATCCCTTATTCAGAGAGGCGCTGATCAATGTCATAAACGCTGCGCTATGCGACCCGAAAATTATCGAAGCAGGCACACTGGACGATGCTCTGGTATTGGCCCAAGCGCACGAGGATATGGATCTGATCTTGCTGGATATTAATATGCCCGGCATGCATGGCCTGGAAGGGCTCTCAGCGCTACGTCGCGAAGCGCCTACCATTCCAGTGGTGATCATCTCAGCTGAAGAAGATAAACAGACAGTTCTGAAGGCACTGGACCAGGGTGCAGCGGGTTTTATTGCCAAATCGGCGGCACGTGATGAGATGGCCACAGCGTTACAGCAAATTCTTCAGGGCGAAGTTTACCTACCGGCCAGTATTATGCGCAAAACCCAGGAAAGCCCGCTACCAGCGCAAACGCGCCCGAGTCTATCAATGGAGTTGCTATTCAGTCTGACTCGACGACAATTGCTAGTATTGGAGCGCATGGTCAAGGGTGAATCCAACAAGCAGATTGCTACCCACCTGAACATTGCCGAGACGACTGTCAAAGCGCATGTATCGGCAATTCTGGCAAAGCTGGGCGTCAACAACAGGGTACAAGCTATTCTGGCTGCCAATGACCTGGATTTTTCAACCATCATCCGTCGCTGA